Within the Carassius auratus strain Wakin chromosome 18, ASM336829v1, whole genome shotgun sequence genome, the region aatgcaaaatgtacttttgtgatgCCAGTAAAgctaactgaactgaactgaactgaactgaattgaaagcaGGAGCGTTATCTTCTTGTAGTCTGTCTGGGTCAGAAGGGtgtctctgatctctgatctctcACACAGATCCATCGGAGGGTTTGTGATGGTTTAATAGTCTGCTGTTGTTCCAGTGTACGGGGTGACGCTGCTGGTGAACTTCTTGGGCTGTATGGCGTGGATGTTTGGAGGTGGAGGAGTGACTAACTTCGGCATGTCCATCATCTGGGTTATTCTCTTCACCCCCTGCTCTTACGTCTGCTGGTTCAGACCCATTTACAACGCCTTCAAGTCAGTTCAAGTGGTTTATATCGTGATTATatgtcattaattatttattcattattattatttgacctTTTGAATTTCATGAAactttataataacattaatattcatcaataaaaataacaacaatattgattaataatattaataataataataacaataatctttATCACATTATCATGATATTATGGTAAATGTGTAAAGAatacattattgttatttattattgttatcatcattgttttttattaatattattttgcactatttagcattttatgaaatgtattagtatttgttaattattttttcatcatcatcatcatcatcatatagtAAATGCATATTGAAttcataatgttattattataaaggGTTCATTACACATTTACTGTAcggtctgtttgtttgtttgtttgtttgtttgttttcaggacCGACAGCTCATTCTACTTCATGGCATTCTTCTTCGTGTTCATGGCACAACTTTTCATTGCTATAATTCAGGCCATAGGAATACCAGGATGGGGTGTCTGGTGAGATTAGGCTATGATTTATGCTTGTTTAATGAACACTCGTCTCTGTATTCGTCTCCGTATCTTCTGGTCTGATCTCTGTGTTTCAGCGGCTGGTTGGGCACCATCTCCTTCTTTGGCACGAGTATCTTTGCCTCCATCATCATGTTGATCCCCACCCTCATGTTCACCGCAGTCGCTGTCATCTCATTCGTGGTGCTCACGAAGGTACGGCTCTCTCTGATCTATTAAAGCGGACAGCTCCTTTAGCTGAAGACGAGGGGCGGCTTTGTTGTCATTAAATGTGATGCTGGAGCATGCAGTTCTTGTTAAATAGATGTGAGAGTAAATAAATCATTTGCCTTAGTATTTGTGCCTGAAAAGCAGAAAGGTGATAATCCACCTACCAGTCTTATTTTAGTATGACTGAGATAATATTATAGTAGAATATTTTGAAatagcattatttttattttatttcattttttagtttgaattggttgtgttttattattattattattattattattattattattattatcattttttttctaaaacatttttattcattattttcgttattatagttatattagcattagcatttttcagttattttaatacataaactaaaatgaaaatgggaaatgctgccttggcaattaattaaatacatttattttttgttgaaattttattgtatttcagttaaagttattatattataaatatattctcAGCTTcccttttgaaaaagaaaatacagtagtgtacttcaaatcctaaaagtatatattttttaaaagtacatgACTTTGTTTTTAGCACTTAAATacactttacatttacttttaaagtacattttaaatgatgttttatgttacatttaaagttaGTATATTTTAACTTCATCATTGCACGTGCAATTAAAAACTTGACGCACTTGACATGaaagtatattttatgtatgatgcatacatctcaatttctttaaaatttaCCTTTGAAACATTACTTATTGTCTTGGTTTTtctaaattatgaaattacatatgaaGATGTACTGAAGTCCTACTTACTGTAAGTGGGTCAGAAAACAcacttattgttttaaatatacattatatttaaacataaaccatattttcattaaattaaatgtaatgcagcatctgaaaacatgaATTCAGTTCACACGTATTCTTTTAAAGAGAGCTGTTTCTGTAATAAGTACTGTTTTTAAAGTCTCCTGGTATAAACTGAGTATTGCTGGTGTTTGTCAGGTGCATAACTTCTACCGCGGCAGCGGCGGCAGCGTGAGTAAAGCGCAGGAGGAGTGGGTCTCCGGAGCCTGGAAGAATCCTCACGTCCAGCAGGCGGCTCTGAGCGCAGCGGCCGGAGCGATGCAGGGACCGCAGGGGCCACAGGGACCCCAGGGACCCCAGGGACCGCCCTACTCCACTCCCTCCTACGACAACACTGTGTAAAACACAGCCCAGCCTGCAGGCTTCAGAGCAGACTGACCCTCAACACCAGGTGCAACCAACCAACTGATGCTTGGAATCTTTCGCTTCTTTAATGTACATGTTTGTGTCTTTGTTCTGTGTTTTGTGTCTGTTTCGGCCTATTTGCTCCCAGCTAAGAAAAATATGTTCTGAGAACGTTTTTCTAATATTCCCATTAAGTTAggaaaacattcaaaacatcccggttttaaatttttttgatcatttaattGTATCATTTTCCAAACATTCCATGAACGTTACATTTGAATATTCTGAACATTCTAATGAATAATGTACACATAACATTTGTTACTGGTAGaatatttgttcataactttctGAGAACATCTCCTGTTAGCTGGGTTGCTCTTATGTGactgtattaaattataaattagttTATGTAGGTTCAAATTTGTAATCAGGGTTCCCATGATCACGAAAAGTCGGAAATATCAgggaatttaaaaaatgtgatttctaGTCTAGGATATAATgcactatttaaatattaattaagctATAAACTGTTTGTGaattgaaaataatgaaaaatattcttTTGATCTTTTAACCACAAACGATTAAAAGTGTTTATGCATTTTAGTTGTATTTTCTAGTTATTCTAGTTATTGTTTTACATGATTTGATATTCTAGAAACTGCTCAAGTGAGTGAAATCTCAATTATATGACttctaaaaacattttagtaTTGATAAAAGGACTAGATGATTACTGTATTAAGTAAttaggttttgtgtgtgtgtgtgtgtgtgtgtgagagagagagagagagagagagagagagagagagagagagagagagacgtgtttTATCTGTTCATTTACACAACAGCAGCATTTCCGAAGcctgaaaacacatgaaaagTACAAAGTGCAACGATACAGTTACCATCTCCATGTAAACTATAACAACATGAATTACTGAAAAGAGTTACAGTGTATCATGTGAATGCGTATTGCAACCATAATACAGTGTTTTTAGTTGTTTGAGTGGGTATCATTTTTGATAACGTTGTCATCTGTATGCAAAACTTTTCAAGAATGCATGTGTCTATATTTAGTGCATCATTGTTGTGTACATGGACCCTTAGACTTATTTTATTTGAGATATGTGTATGTGTTGAAAATACTTTGCATGAGGGGCCTCTGTGTGTTGTCTGTCACTTAAACATGGATGTTGAAGAACGCAGATGAAACAGTCCTGTTTGAAATgcactgctgtttttatttatttttttgcgattTGAAACATTTGTTGTGATATCGAAGTGATATGAAGCAAATGTTACTGATTGACAActtcaatttaaataaagcaCCAACatctatttgtgtgtttgtttttaatgccACGGCAGCTTCTGTGGCTATTTTCATGCCAAGAACATTTTATGTTAACTATATCAGATCTATTATGCTAAACATAAGTTTAACATTATTCAAATACAACTTGCTGCATGGATAAAGGCTCTGACAGCAAGAACTACAAGTAAACCTGCTTCATGTGAAGTCGTGTTTGTCCAGCAGGGCTCAGTGTTGTTCTACGTGGAGATGTTTCCCTGTGTTTATCATTCCCTCTCTTTGCATTCTGGGATTTCCCCAGACACACATCACCCAACAGCCCTGACTTTGCTACACTACTTAGTCAGGCTAATAGCTTGATTCTCACTTAGATGCAAATGTAAGCAGGCGCCTTTTCAGCGTGGACATCCGTCGAGCATGTGTTAGATTAGATTGCCGAAGACAATAAATGGATTTGTCTCATGCTCCCTTTCTTTCTCATCATTTGTATCTCCCTGCGCAGAGCAATGATGGAATCGTTCGCATTAGAGCTTGACACACGGAGCATCCCAGAAGACAACAACACTATCCTCCGCCATAAACATCACGGACACGATCTGCACTGAGACAGAGGCGGTTTAATAAAACTCAGGGACCGTATAATGAAGATGAGCATATTTCCCAGATTCAATCAAATTGTTTTACACAGTATTACCCATAAAGTCAGTGCCATCACAGTGAAACATATGCTCCTTATATCAGTGCATACTGACTATTATATCATCTCAAACCTGGACTCTGCTCAAATTAGCTTGTACTGACAGCAGAGGGCCCGAGTGTTCATGCTCCTAAAGATCAAGCCGTAAAAGGTCAGGGTCACTTTATATCTTAGTGCATTTGTGCAGTTATAACTGTTAAATTTGCCAACATTGAACTGATGTAACACTATATCTAATCAAATATTGAACATGCATATTAGATTGATCCATATTTCAACTCAGTATGCAGTACTTCTAGTATAAgtgaacataaataaatgcagaaattcATGTAGAGTTTAGATGAGAAATTAGAGTAAGATTTGTTTAGGGTTTATCTCTGAATACTCTTTTCTCTGTGATACTCACCACACGAAACAGCTGCTCTTCTGTTGCTTGTATTAGAAGGGAATTAAGTAATTCTGAACAGCAGTTAAGTTAAATTAGTGTAGAACGAGCTACGTGACGGGATACCGCTCTGTGTCAACAACTATAAAGATTCATATCTCTGCCGCTTTAAAGCAACTGTTTGCAcgtttttatattgaaatattgttttaaaatcattCTAATGATGCACTGGCTCCTGTGTCTTTCTCACTTTTCCCTGAAACGTCTGTTCTGGGAGTTTTCGAGTTTATTGAGCAGGTACGAAAATCCCGCGAAAAATAGCGGCTCGCAGTGTGGATGTGTCCGAAAGCGCATATAGTCTTtgattaagtatttattttagatAGCCGATTATGTGGTGtctgttaaaaagtatgttttatatagtatgaatgtgtgtagtatATGATTAATAATTGCTAAATCATATTGCATATTAAATTCATTTGCTTAAATACGTTAGTCAACACAGACAAATTGTAATTCGTTAAagcaacacaaataaaaaaatgatttttaagtaaaacttttaatgcaattttttaaaagtCTACTTAAATGTGTTGAGGAAAAGTCATGCATGTGTTTTTCTTCAagacacttaagtggccttttatttcatcaATATTATATCATGTACAAGaaaagtttatataaaaaatattttaagtgcacTACAAGTGCAAATTCATGACTTCTGTTTCATAAGAGTCCCAGGTAGATGTATAATCTCAGTCCATCTCGCATAAAGCACCTTGAGTGTAATTTTCCCTTAAGATCGCCCTTAGGTTTCTCTTACACTTAAGGGCATTGCAGAAAATATTCCTTAAATGTTACTTAAGGGTTTCTTTCGGTGAAACGTTGTAAACCCTTGGAATTTCTCTTAAGTATCCCTTAAAACCCATTAAGTGTTGCAAAAAGCCCCTTAACTGtaattttcctaaataaaacaTAAGGGTTGGAAAATGTCACGTTAAGTGTTACACAAAAGTCTTCTACAAGTGTAGTATTCTTGGCTTGGGCATGAAGGCATGATAAAGTACTGGTGGCTGGGACATGACGTCGTCATCTGTCTGGTTTGGTTTTGAGATCTCCACGGCAAGTGTGAGACAACAGCTGGCTCTTCCAGAATGCTGCAttacccaccccccccccccacccccaaatcaACAGCCGTTATCTGGGCCGGCCCAGTGGCCTGAACCTTATCAATGTTGTGATAAACTCTATCAGGGGGAACATGACAGGGTAAATGTGGTTTTAGGTTGTGATGGGGGTGCAGAGAGGTTGGATAAAGGAGCGAGAAGAGGAATAAAGTGAATTTGAAGGGGAACACAGAGGAAGTCAGTTCTCCAGCCCAGAGTCCAGTAAACAGAGCGGCTTTATGTCCTCCAGCTCAAGGGTGAGAGAGCTTCATCATTGggttgtacaaacacacacacacacacacacacacacactgcagacacacacacaccgtgtagAATTACTATGTGATGATGTCTAATGTCCTCTGTCTCCTTTCTCTTTTATGGAATTCTCCTTCACTTTATGATCAACACGCTCTTGATCTTCACAATCAAAACACTGctttaaaatacacaaacatctGAGGAGCTTCTTTCTTGTTTTGGGATATAATAAAGTGAATCTAAAGATTGTTGCTTTGCAAAGTCTGGGTCATGAACTGCTTAATTTGCACACTTTATATACAGAGGTCCAAAAATGTATGTGTACTCTTAACCCAGTCCTCAAAACTCAGCATTATATAAAATTGAAAccaaatgtttaaatttaaaccaaaacttttattttggatgcgattaatgttatatatatatatatatatatatatatatatatatatatatatatatatatatatatatatataaatatatacatcatCTAACATTTAATGTATGTTCTAATGTAACTTTCTACTTTTAAATCCTTTGCTCAGTTAAAGAATACTTgatgcacttttatttatttggaaagatCAAAAGAGTAGACTCttatttatgtgtgtattgtTCAACTCCATAGGATTTAGAAAATAATTAGTAATATGTAATACAAAACCTTTTAGAGAGAATAAAATAATcaacactgttaaaaatgtaattagtagCTAGTAATTACTTGTATAATATAACACTATGTATATAGCATATATATGtatctactgtatatatgtgcgcgtgtgtgtgcatgcgtgtgtgtttgtgtgtgtgtgtgtgtgtgtgtgtgtgtgtgtgtgtgtgtgtgcatggtgtGCAGTGTTGAAAGTcattgaataaaagcatctggtaGATCCATGTTTTGAGGACAAAGACTCAGTTTGTCCTTCGTAATCTTGCGTTACATCAGCTGTTGTTTGCCTCTTGTTGTCTGCTTGTGTACAGCATTCATCACATCCCTGCAACAATTGCAAACAGATAATGCAATccaaactttatttaaacttttaaacagtgcCCCTAGCTGCTTTTTTGACTTCTTCGTCTCTGCTTTTATTTAATGATGGGACTCATTGTTTCTGAATTATAATCATGCCTGTAAGCTACTAATGCACTGCAGTGTACTATTTCACAACATGATGTGCTTTTAAGCATCGTAGTTCTCTTGACCATCATTTCTTTATGTCTGGGTCTCAGCGATCCCAATGctgtgagatagatagatagatagatagatagatagatagatagatagatagatagatagatagatagatagatagattcagtGTTGCATAGTTCAGACTGAACAGTCACCTGCTTTAACAGTTGAATTAAAACCCAAAGGCCTGCTGCAGGGTGAAGATCCCGTGAGATTTGGATCAGCTCTCTTGAGCCACCATGTATCAAAGTTGTCAATGTTTTAAACCCTTGTGCCACATCAGCATCTGTGGATTTAAAGCCTCATCAGGACTGAGAAGAACCTGTAAAATAAGCAAATCCAGAGCTTTTCCAAGTCATTCGTTCCAATTGTCTGAGAGTCTATAAACAAGTGTATTCCTGCCACAGTTTTGCCCTCTGTTAGCAGCACCTCTGTAATGAGAATTTATTCCCCTATTGCTCGCTTGTTGTCTCAGGAACGGCCCATTTGCGAGTAACTGAGAACTGAGGATGGAAAGCAGGCTGTGGAAAATCACCTTCACCGAGGACAGGAGCGATGGAAAAAGGGACTCCCGGTGTTTACTGCCATAAGCCAGATTGCCAACACaactcattttctttcttctaaGACCTTCAAACCTAATGGCACACATAAATAGAGATGATGAGGAGTTCATTAGCTCAGGCGAACGATCTCGGTTTGCAACAGGCCGTCATTATTAAAGTAAACCAGCCGGTCGCTGAGACTGAAGTGAAACATCTTCATGCTTTTGTTTTCACCATAAGTGATAGTTTAATCATTTACCacggtgctctctctctctcttcaagaTAATATCCCACTGAGTCCAAGTTgttattcatttgatttaatgGCGGAGAACAGCAGTCTGCATGGAGATAAATCACAGCGACGTCCAGAACATTGCGTCATGATGTCGTGAGAGCAAAACAACCAAACCTGTGTTTGCTCACTACACAAGCATCTCAGGTCGACCGTCTGCTGTTATGTTTTCTACTTACTTTATCGTCACAAGTCATGCTCGAAGAATATTGAACAGCAGATCAAATGCTCCATTGGATTTGTACATAAACCATATGACCAAGTTTTCACATGGATCCACATAATCCATTCATACTTGGCCAAAAGCCAAAAATAAGTTCCAAGGAAGTTATGAAAACATGACGTCCAAATGTTCAGTTTCTTAATGTTTGTTTATTCCTTAAGGAAATAGTATGGGAATGTTATTCGTGAATGTTCCTTGGATGTTTTGAAACAAGTAgccacattttaaaaacattaaccgtaaacatacaacaaaatgttcaATGAATGTTgcgtaaataatgtttttgtgctaacgttttaatattattaaagaccagataactctTTACTGGATGTTACTGGAAGAACGTTGTTCATAACTTGGAGAAAACCTCAAAGCTAAAGTTTTGCGAACATTCCCACAAAAACATTTGAACTAAATTGAGAAAGGTGATGTAGCTTGAAACAatctgatcaaaaaaaaaaaaaaaaaaaaacatctaaatgctTGAATACAACTATTtttaaattggattaaaaaatacCCTGAACACATGTGCAATACCATAAAGCATGTTGCATAGCCTATACATTATACTGGTGACTGAATATTtactaaaatcatgttaaaaagCTCATCAAGGCAAAAATGCATGCTCTGGTCTCATTATTGCAGTGGCTCTCTTCGTTTCTGAATGTTATGACTTCTGAGTCATAACGAGCTTCATAACTCAAATAACTTAACTGAAGAACTGTTGCATGTTGTTGCGTCACTCGAGCATTTGACTTCATCATGTATTTTCCATTGTTTTCcattcctacaaaaaaaaaaaaaataccatcctGTTAGTCTAAACTAGTTTTCAGAGGCTCTGTCTGGTTTTCCAGACTGCATGGCCGAGCTGGTCTTCAAGCCTGAACAGGTGGTAAGGTTAAAAACCTTTCTAAAACCATCAAACTAGATCGATCTGGTAATCAGCTAATGCCATTAAGAACAGCCGGTTTATGCTGGTTTAAGCTGAAATGCCAGATTCTTATGATTCATATTCGCCCTTCTAATCTTCTGGTCTGGCATTTctattttctccctctctctgttcGCTGTCATCTTTGTTCTCTTCTCGTTGAGGGCTTGCAGACCCTCAGTGATGGAAATCAGCTCGTGCACGTGTTTACTCCGAAGCACACGTATTACTTGACACTCTCCTAGTTCTGTTTTTAATCTGATGTCATGTCAGTGGAATTTACTAATAGGTCTTACTTGGTCTTACACTTCTTATTTGGCATCATTTTCtcactgaaaacacacaagcatgTAGTCTTTAAACTGTACAGTTCCCACTCACTTTTTCACACCAGTGGTCTCTCAAAATGTTATCATTATTAAAAACTTTGTTTATGCTAAAGAAGCCATTCCTTGActgatttgaaaaacaaacaaactaaaatacatgcacccatttatttatttatacatgcatggattcattcatatttatacaCACAAGCTAGGGAATCAGCTGGTGACAAATACAATTCAAAAGGAAGAATAATGATTAAATTTTTTGCTGCTTAGCCAGCATCTCATAGTGTTCTTCACCTTAACAAAAACTCATTGTGTTCTGGTTCGTGTagattgttatttaaaaaaagaaaaaaaaaatggtggatgtgatgtcatctttttttttttttgctctgcttTTAGGGTTACAGAGTTCTTATTACTGGCCTAATTCTCAATCAAAACATTGTTTTGGTACACTGGCATTCAGTACAGTACATGTTCTGTGCAAACGCAGACAGAAGATGGGAAACTTTCCCTAAAACTCTGCCACTTTAGCAGTTTTGATGAGTGTGTGGCACAATTGTATTTTCCAACGACTTCAATTGAATTTAGATGGTCTCTAGTCAAAAAATTAAACTACACTAGCACTAAAACAGCTGATATACACATCAGTCTTTATTTAAAGATCCAGTATGAACTCTaagcacagaaaaataaaatcaataaccaCAACGATAACAAAAACTCAAAGAGATTGATTTGCAcctgtcctggaccacaaaagcagaaAACAACCAGACACACATTTACTGTCTACACTATAAACAAtgttataataatcatttattcagAGTATAAAGAGATATGATAAGACAAACTCTGTTCTGCATTTGATCTGTATCATGATAATGGGAAAAGACTGTAACAAGTTTTCATAATAAAACTGCTCACCACAGAAAGGAATTCATTTAGCTTTGGTTGAAGCATGTGATGCATCATAACACACACTCCATTCACTCATATCCGACGACCCCCACAGAAAGCTGGTCTTGTATGCATTTAACTGAATTTAATAGATTATAGCATGTGTGTTGGATGTTTGTCATTTAGGGCTCTTCAAGCATAGCATCATAAGGAGCTCTTTTTCGCTGCATATGTTTAACTTTCTCTTTCCGAGGTAGGTACGGATAGAATTAAGATTGTCAGTAACATCAAGTTATGCAATGTTAGCTTTGCAACAGTAGTATCAACTAAGTTTGTGTTCGATTTAACAATCAaggcataaatctcaatttcagatACAAAGAAATATGAATTCCTGGAGTGTAACACAGTAAGTACAGCATGTCCCTCCACACAGTACATGAGAACAGTGGATATGAATATGATAtgataaaataaagtattttcttacCTAGACAACAGCATGCATCAGTGGGTTAACTGTATCATATATGAGACCTGTGGCAGCTGACCAGTgttggcagttaaaaaaacaaTAGATATGTTCCAACATGGTCGTCCGTCCAAGTAAATCTCACAAAGGAAGGTTTACAAACTTAACACTCAAGGAATATTCCTGGCTTCAATACAAGTTCAATACACCAGCACTTGTGACATAATGTTTCTGCAGCTTAAATAATAGATCATGGCATTagaattcccagggaatgcatgaagtGACAAAATGCATACACTTGAATgcaattaaatttttcttttctttttttttttggggggggggggataaaacGTTCtggtaaatgcataaatgtaaatgtagctcATGTACTGTAGTTAGTAACATCAAGGTCATTGGTTCAACTCTCAGAGAATGCACTGACTGAAAAAAAGCATATCTTGATTGCAGTGTAATTCACTTTTCAAAAAAGGTTtgacaaatgcataaatgtaatgtagaTCATGCAGTTAGCAAcagcaaggtcatgggttcagttcACAGGGAACGTGTTGACTtttaaaatgcatacattaaatgCATTGTAAGTCATGCATAAAACCGTCTgccaaatgcaaatgtaaatggaGATCGAtgagttcgattcccagggaatccATGAACTGATAAAGTGCATACCTTCAATGCAATGCAAGTCTCTTTAGAGTACAATTGTCTGGCAAATGCATAATTAatgttgcccccccccccccaaaaaaaaaaaaaaaacattactgtttaCAGCATAACCATTAACAGCATTAACATTTTTAAGCATTACCATTTTCGATCGCTTACATTGGAAACACTTTTAAATAGTACAACCACAAGTTGTTCATGATATGCATGATTTTTGTgcaggaaattttttttttttttttctgtttagttacatacaattttacaatttcaCTGCCATGACGATGCTAAAATCAACTCAAATGATGCACAATTTACAAtacttttaaatttttacaataaCTTTTAAAGGTTTCAAATCAAGTGTACTTACTTGTAAATGATTAGTGGTGGTACAGTAATCAATATTATGCCACAAATTCTGTTTGTTAATTCTTGTACTGAACCTGAAATATCCATTTAATCACAGAAAACCAAACTGATAGAGTGTCAGCTGCTTGTAGGGGGAACATCTCAAGTATGGCTTAAATTTAAGTAGTTTGCTTTATTGGATTATCAATGTACTGACATATAAggcaatattacaattaaatgtaatgtaaatctcAGCAGGTTAAGTAAAAGACTATAATAAACCTCCAAGGTAAAAACACCTTGATAAACTGCCTCCAGCTTTTGGATTCAAGGCATTTATTCAAAGTGCTTTAATCCCAAAGCTATTTTTTCCAGGTCCCTCATTCAAACTAAAACCACTTTTTACTTAATTGGTTTGCTGCAGGATGACTGAGAGGCAGGCCATTCTCTCATACAATTCTTTCGTTAAGTCTTGCACCTTCACCAAAGTGGCACAGACAAAAAGAGAGGCTTGGAAAAATAGGAGGATTGTTTCCAGTTGCTGATTGTCCTGATCTGAATGACAGAATTACAGTTCACCAGTGCCATACCTGATCTCACTTTGGATTCCAGTGAAGTAACCCACTTAAAATGGTGAAGGAATTAAACTTAATTGGG harbors:
- the LOC113118831 gene encoding secretory carrier-associated membrane protein 5-like; the encoded protein is MAENNFPPLPGFIPLKPCFYQDFEEIPDQHRTMCKRLYHLWILYGVTLLVNFLGCMAWMFGGGGVTNFGMSIIWVILFTPCSYVCWFRPIYNAFKTDSSFYFMAFFFVFMAQLFIAIIQAIGIPGWGVCGWLGTISFFGTSIFASIIMLIPTLMFTAVAVISFVVLTKVRLSLIY